From the Debaryomyces hansenii CBS767 chromosome F complete sequence genome, the window GCAGAGGAAGCATTTATAAACTCTCTTGACAAGAGGATTGCAATTGATGTCTATTTCAAAGTTAGGGTCCGCCGGGAATACATCGTTCAGGATTCACTTAGATGCATTAAAATGAATCCTACCAATCTAAAGAAAAGTTTAAGAGTACAGTTCATTGACGAACCAGGAGTCGATGCAGGCGGAATCAAGAAGGAGTGGTTTTTATTGTTAACCAGAGAGTTATTCAGTCCCCAGGCGGGaatatttgtaaatatCGAAGACTCCAATCTCTTGTGGTTTAACGTTGTGCCTATTGAGAACTATGAGATGTACTATTTATTTGGAGCTATTTTGGGCTTAGCAATTTACAATTCTACCATATTAAATCTAAAATTCCCTACTGCCCTATATAAGCTACTTCTAGGCAAGCCGGTGGACCTCAGCGATTACCAGAAACTATACCCTGTATCTGCTTCAAACTTGTTAAAACTTAGGGAGTACAGTAACGAGGAATTGATGACCATGGAACTAACGTTTGAAGTTTCATACACCGATTTTCTCGGCAAGGTTCACACCAAGCAATTGATACCCAAAGGCACAAATACTATAGTCACGGTCGAAAACAGAGAGAAGTATATCGAGAAGTACGCCAAATTCTTCATGTATGACGGCATAACCAACCAAGTGAATTTCTTTGTCAAAGGCTTCTCCAATGTCATCGGTGGAAATGCCTTGTCGCTCTTCCTGCCCCAAGAAATCGAATTATTGCTTTGCGGTAGCGACGAggaaaaaattgatgtcGCCATCCTCAGATCCATAACTAAATACTCCGGCTGGAAGGACAACGACCACGCCACAAACTCGTCCCCAGTCAAATGGTTCTGGGAATACATGGACAATCTATCCTACAAACAACACAAAAAGGTCTTGGCCTTCGTTACCGGTTCCGACAGAGTGCCAGCAACTGGTATacagaatttgaatttcagGATAAGCAGACTAGCAAACGGCAATGACAGTAACAGATTGCCAGTTGCTCACACTTGCTTCAATGAACTCGCATTGTATGAGTACTCATCCAGAGAAAAAATGTTGTCCAAATTGACGACAGCTGTGAACGAGAGTTCGGGCTTTGGTATTAAATAACTTATAACACCTACATAGTTCAGTATATGACCCCTAATACCCAATTTCCCCTGCCAGTATTTGCAATCGAACTATATAGGCGAACGGATTTGACTATCACGTGATATATAATTTGTTACCCGGTTTGAAGCGAATCCTCTTTCGAGCCAATTAAAAAAGCTCAAAAACAAATTTTGAACTTTAGTGACTTTTATACTTACATAAACTGGTAGAAAACGTATCAcaacaatttatttaattgtaTACTTTAATTAAAGATGTCATCCCTTGCTTTTAGATCTTTAAGAAATGGATTAGGATTGAAGAGTATGTAACAAtacaagaaaattgaaatgatGAGGTGTTGATATACTTGTTTCTaatagtgaaaaatttggtaGCGGGTAATTGAAAcaacttcattattagacGTACATTGTGAACAATATATACTAACATAATTATAGGTTCCGTCAGAACTTTATCCACCACTACTTCTGCATTGTCCAAGTACGACCAACCAGACTTTAGCAGTTACTTAAACAATAGATCTCAAGAAAAGAACCGTAACTTCACTTACTTCATGGTGGGTTCTATGGGATTATTGGGTACTGTTGGTGCCAAGTCTACCGTTGAATCTTTCTTGTCTTCTTTATCCGCATCTGCCGATGTTTTAGCTATGGCTAAGGTTGAAGTCAAGTTGGGTGCTATTCCAGAAGGTAAGAATGTTATTGTGAAGTGGCAAGGTAAGCCAGTTTTCATCAGACACAGAACACAAGATGAAATCGACGAGGCTAATGAAGTTAAGGTTGCTAATTTGAGAGATCCAGAAACCGATGCTGACCGTGTCAAGAAGCCTGAATGGTTAGTTATGTTGGGTATCTGTACTCATTTGGGTTGTGTTCCAATCGGTGAAGCCGGTGATTTTGGTGGTTGGTTCTGTCCTTGTCATGGTTCTCACTACGATATCTCTGGTAGAATTAGAAGAGGTCCAGCTCCATTGAACTTGGAAATTCCAGCTTACGATTTCACTGACGACGAAACCTTAATGGTCGGTTAAATCTGTTTGCAAGAATGAATCGAGCAAACTGAGGCACAGTGATTGTGCACGGAGAGAAGGGAATATCTGAATTCATGTTCATAGGTGATACTAAGttgtttaattttaaagaattatatttatttttcaaaccaTAACGTTATacatttattatatattgcTGCTTTtatatatagtatattataCTATAAATTACTAGTTCTTATTggttaatgattttatttagtTTTTTTAGTTTTTTTGTATATTGGTAATATACTGCATTAGATAAAATAGAACAGTACAATCATCTAGTCGGTCAGTTTGTTTTCGTCTGGGATGTCATTTCAAAAATCGAAATCACATTCAAGGACATGACATCGCAGCTCATATAATGTTCGTTTTCCTTTTCGGAATAGTCAATTTTATTCGCCTTGTCGCGGTACTTTAAGTACATCAAGTTTCTGCTGAATTATTCTACAATGTTAAACATCGTCCAtcataaatttttctttccaTCCTGTGTTTGTTTATATTGGTAATCACATAGAAACatgtataataaatttgacCTGaactatttgaataatgtaGCTCGGTGAATTCGGGGACATTGATGTCCATATGGCTTTCATGAAATGTAAGTGTTAACAAATTGACATGCAAATATATTTCCGAGAGTTATTGAACCCGGACGACCAGTTGATCAAAGGCTATCCAAGAGTTTTGATAGGAATTGACGATCTATGTTTAAAAACATACTAATGTGAAATTATGAGTTACGACAGCTTCTAGCTCCAATAGTTGGTACTTCAAACAAGACAGATGgttaattcaatatcgGCGTCATTATCATACAATTAGTCTGTCTGTCATAACGAAATACCTAGATCAACGATGATTGCATTACCATCGATAACGAAGATATCTATGAAAGAATGAAACTCCAATAAGACATAATGCACAATACTAATGTAAAAGTGCACAGTGACATAGCTAGGACAAAAAATACTAAAGTACTTCATACAATTTGAGAATAGTGCATTAGCTGAGGAAAGAATTTTACGAAGgttaaataaattttgcaaatatACGTCAAACTTATATGGAAGTATATTCGCTGCATGCTAAGAAGTGTTATCTAAAGAATTGATATAGAATAGGTAAGGGAAAACAAGCCAAAGTTATCTGGTTGATACAGCTTGTCGATTATGAGATTCTATACTAGCTTAGAATTGATACCCCCTGTTCCCCACCAATAGTGTTCAAATAACAACCAATGGCTCTATCCTTAAGTAGccatttatttatttagtTCTTGTAGTAATCTattgattgataaaaaacacatattaataataacagCGGTATAAGAGAATATTAATCAAACTTGGATAAATATCATTGCTCTCTGTACAATAATGTGATGATTTGAGAAGATTAGGATTACTTAATTAGGTCTTACTAttatagaaaatataattgcTTGAACTTGCAATACATGAATGTTAACCTATTGTATCTTAAACCAATTATATCTGGAGATGAATTTTGTCCCTAACTCAAAGAAATACCTTTCAGtcttcaatttgatttttatCTTCTCAGATTAATTGCATACTCTTAATCAAATATCTGAAGTAGTAAGAAGTATTTTCgcaatatattttgcagcCATTTTAATTTTCTCAAAATCAAGTGGTACGCTCATTGAATATCTTCCCTTTACTCAAGCTATTCCTGGTTGCGATCGgttaaaatatttattggaaCTTAAATGTCTGACTAATATGATAGGCTACATCTAGTAAGGGGCTCCAATTGCTA encodes:
- a CDS encoding DEHA2F11726p (similar to uniprot|P08067 Saccharomyces cerevisiae YEL024W RIP1 oxidizes ubiquinol) → MSSLAFRSLRNGLGLKSSVRTLSTTTSALSKYDQPDFSSYLNNRSQEKNRNFTYFMVGSMGLLGTVGAKSTVESFLSSLSASADVLAMAKVEVKLGAIPEGKNVIVKWQGKPVFIRHRTQDEIDEANEVKVANLRDPETDADRVKKPEWLVMLGICTHLGCVPIGEAGDFGGWFCPCHGSHYDISGRIRRGPAPLNLEIPAYDFTDDETLMVG